From a single Botrytis cinerea B05.10 chromosome 16, complete sequence genomic region:
- the BcSep1 gene encoding BcSep1, with protein sequence MSSTGKSSFFSRNKKDKRNNSDEGRQLSSAGAGNNDAASGRGSQSSRHARMSSVASEDVPGSPGADLTGINTMAGVITSIPYESVMADGRSPIPVDYLPRSDQIPLRREPLPHHLNMSGMDFHQYPASDTASINGSSHPTGPRAPPVGSNVTMASTGNRTAQLQHWGPNRTSIASTVNGSHNSRYDSYSTSQSSNYGGRVSFDQQSIDSMTERSSVLSSGSSAKTALPGSYSNGSLSPSYQPGAGREQRITKLPQHLSPGYGSPVASPDGFKLNKPSDDRVIEEQFLSLMQKRGWHNLPDQARRQMMAYTPAKKWTLVHQDRLTEWQGEQKRRTNARQTGQYGSAMEMLLNAEEEGTPEWFVRKVMDNSISAKQLQSLAVSLRTQPIGWVKTFVECQGQVALTNVLGKINRRQAQGPTGPEGSISDKDLDREYDICKCLKALMNNKFGADDALQHQQVIVALATSLVSPRIPTRRVASEVLTFLCHWADGQGHLKVIQAMDYVKNQQGENGRFDAWMRVVEVTVDGRGKMGSLVGASEEVRSGGAGMENLLMEYALTTMFLINMVVDAPERDLQLRVHIRAQFTACGIKRILTKMEGFQYDVLDKQIERFRTNEAIDYEDLLERENSSMKDSIEGEIKDLTDPAQIVDAIMQKVQGSRTQDYFVSAMQHLLLIRDSDSEERLRMFQLVDSMLSYVAMDRRLPDMDLKQSLNFTVQSLLDKLHTDSEARQALDEALEARQIADSAMAERDEMKARIELGADGLVGKLQKQLDEQAQIIEVQRRQIDALKGEMENIQTVRAKEAQRNELETRELYLMLRDAQDIAASNASKGGAGLGETDPSHMKGILDRERLMDRLEMQIERQKTQYKLEGRVWGDAASPSDRLRALREEMDGIDHGSDGGLGVPPGDYTHGILGNVTRSAKIPRKPIGVEEFSDVSDMEDDEGMVYEKPRVVKMRRPKQSKGYLDEMSSKVKRYDASDDDDDDDEENDGITTGPSHPSLESDGPKTPHDQNSSKTNGPPQAPGFNGPPPPPPPPPPMPGQGPPGFNGPPPPPPPPPPPGMNAPVAPGFGGPPPPPPPPPPPGMPGMKGMPPPPPPPPPPGMPGKMSGQFLSQPAYNAAPTLGMGVARSKKKLKVIHWEKVDTPMTTHWAAHAPTAAEKEEKYAELTRKGVLDEVEKLFLAKEIKQIGKSNKAKSDKKQIISSDLMRTFQISLAKFSTYAPDKIAQMIIHCDTDVLDNPVVMDFLIRDDMCNIPENTAKLMAPYSKDWTGPDANKENRESDPNELTREDQIYLQTAFELRHYWKSRIRALSLTRTFEQEYDEISDKLKQVVAVSESLRDSVSLMNVLGLILDIGNYMNDSNKQASGFKLSSLARLGMVKDDKNESTFADLVERIVRTQYSEWEGFTDDIGGVVAAQKLNVEQLQQDARRYIDNIKNVQNSLDSGNLSDPKKFHPQDRVSQVVQRSMKDARRKAEQMQLFLEEMIRTYDDIMVFYGEDAADENARREFFAKLAIFVTEWKKSKEKNMILEAQRKRNEESMKRKRAQINVGATASAGPPSPSSTGAMDSLLEKLRAAAPQARDQRDRRRRARLQNRHQVRVASGQKIPDPDEIPEAEVGLKSPESVSTEGLLSPDLPPPREVENETDDVADRAAQLLQGMRGADGADEGEGDTARRDSARRSRRRNNAEEERNERRRRRQKAASTSEAAIPGTEEEPNTEEKLKETTILVPGAPLSEDGEKLLTPTMIVSPPVDSEVEGSPQKPIELDE encoded by the exons ATGTCGTCAACTGGCAaatcctccttcttctcgaGGAATAAGAAGGATAAGAGGAACAACAGTGATGAAGGACGACAACTTTCTTCTGCGGGTGCAGGAAACAACGACGCGGCGAGTGGTAGAGGATCGCAATCTTCACGGCACGCACGAATGTCTTCTGTTGCCTCGGAAGATGTTCCCGGATCGCCTGGTGCAGATTTGACGGGAATCAATACCATGGCTGGTGTTATCACTTCGATTCCATATGAAAGCGTTATGGCAGATGGCAGGTCGCCAATACCAGTAGATTATTTACCTAGGAGCGATCAAATTCCTTTGAGGAGAGAACCGCTTCCACATCATTTGAACATGAGTGGAATGGATTTTCATCAATACCCCGCTTCGGACACAGCATCTATTAATGGCAGTTCACATCCTACGGGTCCTCGAGCTCCACCGGTGGGAAGCAATGTAACAATGGCATCGACCGGAAATCGCACAGCTCAATTGCAGCATTGGGGTCCTAATCGAACGAGTATCGCGAGCACGGTAAATGGAAGTCACAATTCAAGATACGATTCTTATTCTACAAGTCAATCCTCAAATTATGGAGGTCGAGTCTCCTTCGATCAACAGAGCATAGATTCTATGACCGAAAGATCTAGCGTTCTCTCGTCGGGAAGTTCTGCGAAAACGGCTTTGCCAGGTTCTTATTCGAATGGTTCATTATCGCCATCATATCAGCCAGGAGCAGGAAGAGAGCAACGAATAACAAAATTACCTCAGCACCTGAGCCCAGGATACGGTTCGCCAGTCGCATCGCCGGATGGATTCAAACTCAACAAACCCAGCGACGACAGGGTTATCGAAGAACAGTTTTTGTCGCTGATGCAGAAAAGAGGGTGGCACAATTTACCCGATCAAGCGCGCCGACAGATGATGGCTTATACTCCAGCGAAAAAGTGGACTTTAGTACACCAAGATCGCTTGACTGAATGGCAAGGAGAACAGAAAAGGCGAACGAATGCCAGGCAAACGGGTCAATATGGTTCGGCTATGGAAATGCTTCTGAAtgcagaggaagaaggaacCCCGGAATGGTTCGTGAGGAAGGTTATGGACAACAGTATTTCAGCGAAGCAATTACAAAGTTTAGCAGTCAGCCTTCGAACTCAGCCAATTGGCTGGGTGAAGACTTTTGTGGAATGCCAGGGCCAGGTTGCTCTAACAAACGTACTTGGGAAAATCAATCGGCGACAAGCTCAAGGACCAACTGGGCCAGAAGGATCGATCAGCGACAAGGATTTGGATAGGGAATATGATATTTGCAAATGTTTGAAGGCTCTGATGAACAACAAGTTTGGTGCCGATGATGCTTTACAACATCAGCAAGTCATTGTGGCTTTGGCTACCTCACTGGTGTCCCCCAGGATTCCGACGAGGAGGGTCGCCAGTGAAGTTTTAACATTCTTGTGTCATTGGGCGGATGGACAAGGCCATTTGAAGGTTATTCAGGCTATGGATTATGTGAAAAATCAACAGGGTGAAAATGGACGGTTCGATGCTTGGATGCGTGTTGTTGAAGTTACTGTTGATGGACGTGGAAAAATGGGAAGTCTTGTGGGGGCTAGTGAAGAGGTTAGAAGCGGCGGTGCTGGCATGGAGAATCTGCTCATGGAATATGCTTTGACTACTATGTTTTTGATTAACATGGTAGTTGATGCTCCCGAGAGGGACTTGCAACTCCGTGTTCACATCAGGGCTCAATTCACAGCATGTGGTATCAAGCGAATTCTTACGAAGATGGAGGGCTTCCAATACGATGTTCTCGACAAGCAAATTGAAAGGTTTCGTACGAATGAAGCTATCGATTATGAGGATCTTCTCGAGCGTGAGAACAGTAGTATGAAGGATAGTATCGAAGGGGAAATCAAGGATCTTACCGACCCCGCTCAAATTGTCGATGCTATCATGCAAAAAGTTCAAGGCAGTAGAACTCAAGATTACTTTGTTTCTGCGATGCAACATCTTCTGCTCATCAGAGATAGCGACAGCGAAGAACGACTGAGAATGTTTCAACTCGTGGATTCTATGCTCAGTTATGTCGCTATGGATAGGAGGCTTCCTGACATGGACTTGAAACAAAGTCTCAATTTCACAGTACAGAGTCTTTTGGATAAATTACACACGGATTCTGAAGCTAGGCAAGCACTGGATGAAGCACTCGAAGCCCGCCAGATCGCCGATTCGGCTATGGctgaaagagatgaaatgaaggCTAGAATTGAGCTTGGTGCAGATGGACTTGTAGGCAAACTGCAAAAACAGTTGGACGAGCAAGCACAAATAATCGAAGTTCAGCGAAGACAAATTGACGCATTAAAGGGTGAGAtggaaaatattcaaacgGTTCGTGCCAAGGAAGCTCAAAGAAATGAGCTTGAAACTAGAGAATTATACCTCATGCTTCGTGATGCACAAGATATTGCCGCATCCAACGCTTCGAAGGGTGGAGCCGGCTTGGGTGAGACAGATCCTTCACATATGAAAGGTATATTGGATCGCGAAAGACTTATGGATCGTCTTGAGATGCAAATTGAGAGACAAAAGACACAATATAAGCTTGAAGGTAGAGTTTGGGGTGACGCAGCCAGTCCTTCTGATCGTTTGAGAGCACTTCgtgaagaaatggatggtATAGATCATGGATCGGATGGCGGTCTCGGAGTTCCTCCAGGAGATTACACTCATGGCATTCTTGGAAACGTAACGAGATCAGCCAAGATTCCTAGAAAGCCAATTGGCGTGGAAGAATTCTCGGATGTCTCTGATATGGAAGATGACGAAGGTATGGTTTATGAAAAGCCTCGCGTTGTCAAAATGAGAAGACCAAAGCAATCAAAGGGCTACTTGGACGAGATGAGTTCCAAGGTCAAGCGTTATGATGCTagcgatgacgatgacgatgatgatgaagagaatgatggaATCACTACCGGACCTTCACACCCAAGTCTTGAGTCCGATGGGCCAAAGACTCCTCATGACCAGAACTCTTCAAAGACCAATGGACCACCGCAAGCTCCAGGTTTCAATGgtcctccacctccaccgcCACCTCCCCCACCTATGCCAGGGCAAGGTCCTCCTGGTTTCAATggaccaccaccaccacctccacctccccctcctccagGTATGAATGCACCAGTTGCGCCCGGGTTTGGTGGacctccacctccccctccccctccacctcctcctgGTATGCCTGGTATGAAAGGAATGCCTCCTCCGcccccaccacctcctccacctgGAATGCCTGGCAAGATGAGTGGGCAATTTTTGTCACAACCAGCCTACAATGCTGCGCCAACTCTTGGTATGGGTGTTGCAAgatcaaagaagaagctcAAGGTTATTCATTGGGAGAAGGTTGATACTCCTATGACCACTCACTGGGCTGCTCATGCACCTACAGCagcagaaaaagaagagaaatatgcCGAACTTACCCGTAAGGGTgttcttgatgaagttgagaagtTGTTCTTAGCAAAGGAAATCAAACAGATTGGAAAGAGCAACAAAGCGAAGTCGGATAAGAAGCAGATCATCTCAAGCGATCTGATGAGGACCTTCC AAATTTCCCTTGCAAAATTCTCCACGTATGCCCCGGATAAAATTGCTCAGATGATTATTCATTGCGACACGGATGTTCTAGATAACCCTGTTGTGATGGATTTCTTGATTAGAGATGACATGTGTAACATTCCAGAAAACACGGCAAAACTTATGGCACCATATAGTAAAGACTGGACTGGGCCTGATGCAAACAAGGAGAATCGCGAATCGGACCCGAACGAATTGACACGCGAAGATCAAATTTATCTACAAACCGCCTTCGAATTACGTCATTACTGGAAGTCAAGAATCAGAGCACTTTCACTTACTCGTACTTTTGAACAAGAATATGACGAGATATCTGACAAACTCAAACAAGTGGTTGCAGTATCTGAATCATTACGAGACTCGGTATCTTTAATGAATGTCCTGGGTCTGATTCTTGACATTGGTAATTACATGAACGATTCTAACAAACAAGCGAGTGGTTTCAAATTGAGTTCCTTGGCACGACTAGGAATGGTTAAGGATGACAAGAACGAATCAACCTTTGCTGATCTTGTTGAACGTATTGTCCGAACACAATACTCAGAATGGGAAGGTTTCACTGATGATATCGGTGGGGTTGTCGCGGCACAAAAGTTGAATGTTGAGCAATTACAACAAGATGCCAGACGATATATTGACAACATCAAAAACGTTCAAAATTCACTTGATTCAGGTAATCTCAGTGATCCAAAGAAGTTTCATCCTCAGGATCGTGTCAGTCAAGTAGTTCAACGATCAATGAAGGATGCCAGAAGGAAGGCTGAACAGATGCAATTGTTCTTGGAAGAGATGATTCGAACTTATGATGATATTATGGTCTTCTATGGTGAAGATGCTGCTGATGAGAATGCAAGGAGAGAATTCTTCGCTAAGCTTGCAATTTTCGTAACCGAGtggaagaagtcgaaggaaAAGAACATGATTTTGGAAGCCCAAAGAAAGCGAAACGAGGAATCAATGAAACGAAAGCGAGCACAAATAAATGTTGGTGCCACAGCATCTGCTGGGCCACCTTCACCGAGTTCAACGGGTGCTATGGATTCCTTACTGGAGAAATTACGAGCTGCAGCACCACAAGCTCGTGATCAAAGAGATCGAAGACGGAGAGCAAGGCTGCAAAATCGTCATCAAGTTCGAGTTGCATCTGGTCAAAAGATTCCCGATCCGGATGAAATACCAGAAGCTGAAGTGGGACTTAAGAGCCCTGAATCAGTTAGTACAGAAGGTTTATTGAGCCCTGACTTACCACCCCCAAGGGAAGTCGAAAATGAAACCGATGATGTTGCTGATAGAGCAGCTCAATTGTTACAAGGCATGAGGGGAGCTGATGGGGCTGAtgaaggggagggagatACTGCTAGAAGGGACAGCGCTAGAAGATCTAGGAGGAGGAACAACgcagaggaggaaagaaatgaaaggcGAAGACGTAGACAGAAGGCTGCAAGTACATCCGAAGCTGCTATACCAGGGACAGAAGAAGAACCAAACACGGAGGAAAAGTTGAAGGAAACTACGATATTGGTACCGGGGGCACCGTTATCGGAAGATGGTGAGAAACTGCTTACGCCAACGATGATTGTTAGTCCGCCTGTGGATTCAGAAGTAGAGGGATCCCCGCAGAAACCGATTGAGTTGGATGAGTGA